One genomic region from Terriglobus aquaticus encodes:
- a CDS encoding glycoside hydrolase family 2 protein — MRNRLNRRSFLKRSGATAATLAASPAAFAAPRASGQTGRSQTEIFPLNRGWRYRNTATADARNRDFDDSSFAHVCVPHTNVRLPWHSFSEKAFQFTSVYRRDLKLPANLDGKSVFLDFEGVMTATTVYLNGTRVGSYKGGYTPFSFDLTPYLDKSGRNVLAVEVDSSERADMPPFGDQIDYLTFGGMYREVQLRIVPQIAHLENLFAMPKDVLSAHPTVEVRGYVRRVLYAAESKSPLTLRCELRDGDRVVATGTAPISGNIPPVLPNADAGQALGAQPFGDADKPQVVLTLSKLGKIELWDLDTPKLYTVHTQLLSGSTVLDETTRRIGFREATFTDQGFSLNGKVIKLHGLDRHQTFPWVGQAMAARAQRKDAVLLRKEYHCNIVRTSHYPQSRHFLDACDEIGLLVLEEIPGWQHIGPLPWQDISVDNVRRMVRRDWNHPSIVLWGVRINESRDNHDFYTRTNAMAHAFDPSRQTGGIRYFQESEFLEDVFTMNDFGFPLKPPVHGKYLNTEFVGHTFPTKTIDSLERLREHTHRHARVHDQLASNPQYAGGIGWCAFDYNTHFNFGSGDHICYHGVFDIFRTPKPAAYLYKSMCEPSEEVVLELGHHWARNDESTGITAAEFLTNCDTVKAYLIDSKGEHELKGSPNRTLYPHLPHPPYVFRLTDTGLDSWGDLRAEGYVNGKRVVDRKWSASAVDAKFRLVADDAALVADGGDSTRVVLRVEDEYGNIRPFAADAITFALDGPAEIIGDNPFGLIGGTGAIWIRAKETAGTVTLRATHPVLGTEELHFTLTAAADEVA, encoded by the coding sequence ATGCGCAATCGACTGAACCGCCGCTCCTTTTTGAAGCGCTCCGGCGCTACTGCTGCCACACTTGCCGCTTCGCCCGCTGCTTTTGCTGCGCCGCGAGCTTCGGGTCAGACCGGGCGTAGTCAGACGGAGATCTTTCCGCTCAACCGTGGATGGCGCTACCGCAACACCGCCACTGCTGATGCGCGGAACCGCGACTTTGACGACTCAAGCTTCGCCCATGTTTGCGTGCCCCACACCAACGTTCGCCTGCCGTGGCACAGCTTCAGCGAAAAGGCTTTTCAGTTCACCTCGGTTTATCGCCGCGACCTGAAGCTGCCCGCCAACCTGGACGGCAAAAGTGTCTTCCTCGACTTCGAAGGCGTGATGACCGCGACGACGGTCTACCTGAACGGGACACGCGTGGGCAGCTACAAAGGCGGCTATACGCCGTTCAGCTTCGACCTGACGCCATACCTCGATAAGTCCGGGCGCAATGTTCTGGCGGTCGAGGTCGACTCGAGCGAACGCGCCGACATGCCACCGTTCGGCGACCAAATCGATTACCTCACGTTTGGCGGCATGTATCGCGAAGTTCAGTTGCGCATCGTGCCCCAGATCGCGCATCTCGAGAACCTTTTCGCGATGCCGAAGGATGTGCTCTCCGCGCATCCGACGGTGGAGGTCCGCGGCTACGTTCGCCGGGTCCTGTACGCGGCAGAGAGCAAGAGTCCGCTGACGTTGCGCTGCGAACTTCGCGATGGCGATCGTGTAGTCGCCACTGGCACCGCACCAATCAGCGGCAACATTCCCCCGGTGCTTCCAAATGCCGACGCGGGTCAGGCGCTCGGTGCACAGCCCTTCGGCGATGCCGACAAGCCGCAGGTTGTGCTCACGCTGAGCAAGCTGGGCAAGATCGAGCTCTGGGACCTGGACACGCCCAAGCTGTACACCGTACACACGCAGCTGTTGAGCGGTAGCACCGTGCTGGACGAGACCACCCGCCGCATCGGCTTCCGAGAGGCCACCTTCACCGACCAGGGCTTCTCGTTGAACGGCAAGGTGATTAAGCTGCACGGCCTGGACCGTCACCAGACGTTTCCGTGGGTGGGCCAGGCGATGGCCGCGCGCGCGCAGCGCAAGGACGCCGTGCTCCTGCGCAAGGAATACCACTGCAACATCGTGCGCACCTCGCACTACCCGCAGTCGCGCCATTTCCTCGACGCCTGCGACGAGATCGGCCTACTGGTGCTGGAAGAGATCCCGGGATGGCAGCACATCGGCCCGTTACCCTGGCAGGACATCAGCGTCGACAATGTGCGCCGCATGGTCCGCCGGGACTGGAATCACCCCTCCATCGTGCTGTGGGGCGTGCGCATCAACGAGTCGCGCGACAACCACGACTTCTACACGCGCACGAACGCCATGGCGCACGCGTTCGACCCGTCGCGCCAGACGGGCGGCATCCGGTACTTCCAAGAATCGGAGTTCCTGGAAGACGTGTTCACCATGAACGACTTCGGCTTCCCGCTGAAGCCACCCGTTCACGGCAAGTACCTGAACACCGAGTTCGTGGGTCACACTTTCCCGACCAAGACTATCGACTCGCTGGAACGCCTGCGCGAGCACACACATCGCCACGCGCGTGTGCACGATCAGCTTGCCAGCAATCCGCAGTACGCCGGCGGCATCGGCTGGTGCGCGTTCGACTACAACACGCACTTCAACTTCGGCTCGGGCGACCACATCTGCTACCACGGCGTGTTCGACATCTTCCGCACGCCCAAGCCGGCCGCCTACCTGTACAAGTCCATGTGCGAGCCGAGCGAAGAGGTCGTGCTCGAACTTGGCCACCACTGGGCGCGCAACGATGAGTCGACCGGCATTACCGCGGCCGAGTTCCTGACCAACTGCGACACCGTCAAGGCTTACCTGATCGACAGCAAGGGCGAGCACGAGTTGAAGGGAAGTCCGAATCGCACGCTCTACCCGCACCTGCCGCATCCGCCATATGTTTTCCGGCTCACCGACACAGGGCTGGACTCCTGGGGCGATCTGCGCGCCGAAGGCTATGTGAACGGCAAGAGGGTTGTGGATCGCAAGTGGTCCGCAAGCGCAGTGGACGCAAAGTTCCGCCTGGTAGCCGACGACGCTGCGCTGGTCGCCGATGGCGGTGACAGCACGCGCGTGGTGCTGCGCGTAGAGGACGAGTATGGCAATATCCGTCCGTTCGCTGCCGATGCCATCACCTTCGCGCTCGACGGCCCGGCGGAGATTATTGGCGACAATCCGTTCGGTCTGATCGGAGGCACGGGCGCCATCTGGATTCGCGCAAAGGAAACCGCCGGTACAGTGACTCTGCGCGCGACACATCCCGTGCTCGGCACAGAGGAACTGCATTTCACCCTGACCGCCGCTGCGGACGAGGTCGCATAG
- a CDS encoding carbohydrate porin, translated as MKLVCTCFVALGFLGIVPHGVGQAAGGGNATQSLKQASEAQAQGELLTMFPHRDAAPWYIAGQANVIFQAHPSFHSPYEGVNSLHGAGEYKTSLLGTLYLGFQPWLALSHTQEHTRALRYNTDVVLDVESAGGRGLSQALGLAGFTNIDVVRNPNLGSAPYIARVQVSQTIGFTNELTDNARGPLSLGQKVPVRRLDLRVGKMSMADTFDLNGVLSDSHLQFTNWTVDNNGAWDYAADTRGYTYGAIAEYQDRKWAVRYGLALMPTVANGIDLDWAVRRARGQNMEGEWRHGFLPGKAGVQRVLAYVNNAHMGSYREAVESYESGQDARPNITAHEHFDAQKYGLGYNFEQSVTPRLRVAGRFGWNDGKTESFAYTEVEQTVSVGADYAGDGWGRTHDKVGVTFVSNAIKRDHQRYLADGGLGFILGDGKLNYGRENIVESYYNLHTWRGLYFALGLSHIDNPGYNRDRGPVWVPSVRGHVDF; from the coding sequence ATGAAGTTGGTTTGTACATGTTTCGTGGCACTTGGCTTCCTCGGCATTGTGCCGCATGGGGTGGGTCAGGCTGCGGGTGGAGGAAACGCGACGCAGAGTCTGAAGCAGGCGTCTGAGGCGCAGGCGCAGGGCGAGCTCCTGACCATGTTTCCGCACCGGGATGCGGCGCCCTGGTACATCGCGGGACAGGCCAACGTCATCTTCCAGGCACACCCGTCGTTTCACTCGCCCTATGAAGGTGTGAATAGCCTGCACGGCGCAGGCGAGTACAAGACTTCCCTGCTGGGCACGCTCTACCTTGGATTCCAGCCGTGGCTGGCTCTGTCCCACACGCAGGAGCACACGCGGGCCTTGCGCTACAACACGGACGTGGTGCTCGACGTGGAGTCGGCCGGCGGACGCGGCCTGAGCCAGGCGCTGGGTCTGGCCGGCTTCACCAACATTGACGTCGTTCGCAACCCCAACCTAGGGTCGGCTCCCTACATCGCTCGGGTTCAGGTGAGCCAGACCATCGGCTTCACGAACGAGCTGACCGACAACGCGCGCGGACCGCTTTCGCTAGGGCAGAAGGTGCCCGTCCGTCGGCTGGACTTGCGCGTTGGGAAGATGTCGATGGCGGACACCTTTGACCTGAACGGCGTGCTGAGCGACAGCCACCTGCAGTTCACCAACTGGACGGTCGACAATAACGGCGCGTGGGACTATGCGGCCGATACGCGAGGCTACACCTACGGTGCAATCGCGGAGTACCAGGACCGCAAGTGGGCCGTGCGCTATGGTCTGGCGTTGATGCCGACGGTGGCGAACGGCATCGATCTGGACTGGGCGGTCCGCCGTGCCCGCGGCCAGAACATGGAAGGCGAGTGGAGGCACGGTTTTCTACCCGGCAAAGCGGGCGTACAGCGTGTGCTGGCGTACGTGAACAACGCGCACATGGGTAGCTATCGCGAGGCGGTAGAGTCCTACGAGTCCGGCCAGGATGCCAGGCCCAACATCACGGCGCACGAGCACTTCGACGCGCAGAAATACGGCTTGGGCTACAACTTCGAGCAGAGCGTGACGCCCCGCCTGCGGGTGGCCGGACGCTTCGGCTGGAACGACGGCAAGACGGAGTCGTTCGCCTATACCGAGGTCGAGCAGACCGTCTCGGTGGGCGCGGACTACGCCGGGGACGGCTGGGGACGGACCCACGACAAGGTGGGGGTCACCTTTGTCTCAAACGCGATCAAGCGCGACCACCAGCGCTACCTGGCCGATGGCGGCCTCGGCTTCATCCTGGGTGACGGCAAGCTGAACTACGGCCGCGAGAACATCGTGGAAAGCTATTACAACCTGCACACATGGCGCGGGCTGTACTTTGCGCTGGGGCTATCGCACATTGACAACCCCGGCTACAACCGCGACCGCGGCCCGGTGTGGGTGCCGAGCGTGCGCGGTCACGTGGATTTCTAG
- a CDS encoding sialate O-acetylesterase produces MPHVLSDHMVLQRDAPIHIWGWAQPGEAVSVSLQHAGSAGKGALRANATADRLGQWSVYLPAQPAGGPFDLAVQGSSTVTLHDVMLGDLWIASGQSNMEMPLAGFGPTTPLKDGEKEIAAATHPELRLMVVPKTGSAFPQDDVNAAWTECTPETAKNFSAVAYFFGREIAAREHVTIGLVDTTWGGTPAEAWTSFDAFGKNPALAPVWTQWGHFVTDQTTEALVLAANKREDEQRVAAGQQPVSHGFHPNPDSYRPASLYNGMIAPFTPLSIRGVIWYQGETNSRLDRSIVYHQLFRSMILDWRDHFAQGAFPFLYAQISSFRSTPQEAWGVLRDAQRRTLDVANTAMAVTLDVGTPDNVHPPDKQTVGHRLALAARSLAYGERVAYSGPLFARADVEGNAMRVGFEDRLAKVQCTGGACTGFEIAGADHKFVPAEAVAEGATVIVRSSAVADPRYVRYAWPNAPTANLQDSNGLPASTFTSEQEITDPGPRSTALTHD; encoded by the coding sequence TTGCCCCACGTACTCAGCGACCACATGGTGCTGCAGCGCGACGCTCCCATCCACATCTGGGGGTGGGCGCAGCCTGGTGAAGCCGTCAGCGTGTCTCTGCAGCACGCCGGCTCTGCGGGCAAGGGCGCGTTGCGGGCGAATGCCACGGCGGACAGGCTGGGGCAGTGGAGCGTCTATCTTCCAGCGCAGCCTGCAGGCGGCCCGTTCGATCTGGCGGTGCAGGGAAGCAGCACGGTCACGCTGCACGACGTGATGCTTGGCGACCTCTGGATCGCGTCAGGCCAATCCAACATGGAGATGCCGCTGGCCGGCTTCGGTCCGACGACGCCTCTAAAGGACGGCGAGAAAGAGATCGCCGCGGCCACGCATCCAGAACTGCGACTGATGGTTGTGCCCAAAACCGGCAGCGCCTTTCCGCAGGACGACGTGAACGCGGCCTGGACGGAGTGCACGCCTGAGACGGCGAAGAACTTCTCTGCTGTCGCGTACTTCTTTGGCCGCGAGATCGCTGCAAGGGAGCACGTGACCATCGGCCTGGTCGACACCACTTGGGGTGGCACGCCGGCTGAGGCATGGACCAGCTTCGACGCGTTCGGCAAGAACCCGGCACTCGCACCGGTGTGGACGCAGTGGGGCCATTTCGTCACCGACCAGACCACGGAGGCGCTGGTGCTTGCGGCGAACAAGCGCGAGGACGAGCAGCGCGTTGCCGCCGGCCAGCAGCCCGTGTCGCACGGCTTTCATCCCAACCCCGATTCGTACCGGCCGGCCAGCCTGTACAACGGCATGATTGCGCCGTTCACGCCGCTCAGCATTCGTGGCGTGATCTGGTACCAAGGCGAAACCAACAGCCGGCTCGATCGCTCCATCGTGTACCACCAGCTCTTCCGCAGCATGATCCTGGACTGGCGCGATCACTTCGCACAGGGGGCGTTCCCGTTCCTCTATGCGCAAATCTCCAGCTTCCGCTCAACCCCGCAGGAGGCCTGGGGCGTTCTGCGCGATGCGCAGCGCCGCACGCTCGACGTAGCCAACACGGCGATGGCCGTGACCCTGGACGTGGGCACGCCGGACAACGTTCACCCGCCGGATAAGCAGACGGTCGGCCATCGGCTTGCTCTCGCGGCCCGGTCGCTGGCCTACGGCGAGCGCGTTGCGTACAGCGGTCCCTTGTTCGCCCGTGCGGACGTGGAAGGCAATGCCATGCGTGTTGGGTTTGAAGACAGGCTAGCGAAGGTGCAGTGCACCGGTGGGGCGTGCACCGGGTTTGAGATCGCCGGTGCTGACCACAAGTTTGTTCCGGCGGAAGCAGTCGCAGAAGGCGCAACCGTGATCGTGCGCAGCAGCGCAGTGGCCGATCCGCGATACGTCCGCTATGCCTGGCCCAACGCGCCTACGGCCAACCTGCAGGACAGCAACGGTCTACCCGCGTCCACCTTTACCAGCGAGCAGGAGATCACGGATCCGGGGCCGCGTTCCACCGCGCTCACGCACGACTAA
- the rplK gene encoding 50S ribosomal protein L11 produces MAPKKINGYVKLQVMAGKATPAPPIGPALGQAQVNIMEFCKQFNDRTKDPGMAGLTIPVVITVYADRTFTFVTKTPPAPVLLKKAAKLEKGSGTPNKNKVGKVTEAQIREIATQKMPDLNAASVESAIKSIKGTARSMGIEVVA; encoded by the coding sequence ATGGCACCGAAGAAGATCAACGGATACGTCAAGCTCCAGGTGATGGCCGGCAAGGCCACCCCTGCACCGCCGATCGGCCCCGCACTGGGTCAGGCGCAGGTCAACATCATGGAGTTCTGCAAGCAGTTCAACGACCGCACCAAGGACCCGGGCATGGCCGGCCTGACAATTCCGGTCGTCATCACCGTCTACGCCGACCGTACCTTCACGTTCGTCACGAAGACTCCGCCGGCTCCCGTGCTGCTGAAGAAGGCTGCCAAGCTGGAAAAGGGTTCCGGCACGCCGAACAAGAACAAAGTGGGCAAGGTGACCGAGGCTCAGATCCGCGAGATCGCCACGCAAAAGATGCCCGACCTGAACGCCGCGTCGGTCGAGTCCGCGATCAAGTCGATCAAGGGTACCGCGCGTTCCATGGGCATTGAAGTTGTCGCCTAA
- the nusG gene encoding transcription termination/antitermination protein NusG encodes MADEISIPTEPYQVDQEEIAADHGAEGVTEPLDGTAPEQAEPESKLKWYIIHAYSGFERKVKESLESRVRAFGLNARVGRIEIPTEPVTELRNGKKYTIDRVFLPGYVFVELDMDNDLWHLVKNTPKVTGFLQTGDTPTPLSEQEVMLMLNRADVVKEKPKLKVKFEKGEQVRITEGPFANFNGAVDDVNEDKQTLKVMVSIFGRPTPTEVEFSQVEKHVE; translated from the coding sequence ATGGCAGACGAAATCTCGATTCCGACCGAGCCCTACCAGGTGGACCAAGAAGAAATAGCAGCCGATCACGGCGCCGAGGGCGTGACCGAACCGCTGGACGGCACCGCGCCCGAACAAGCGGAGCCGGAAAGCAAGCTGAAGTGGTACATCATTCACGCCTACTCGGGCTTTGAGCGCAAGGTGAAGGAATCGCTGGAGAGCCGTGTTCGCGCGTTTGGCCTGAACGCGCGCGTGGGCCGCATTGAGATCCCGACGGAGCCCGTAACCGAGCTGCGCAACGGCAAGAAGTACACGATCGATCGCGTGTTCCTGCCTGGCTATGTGTTCGTCGAGCTCGACATGGACAACGACCTGTGGCACCTGGTGAAGAACACGCCTAAGGTCACCGGCTTTCTGCAGACGGGCGATACGCCCACGCCGCTGAGCGAGCAGGAAGTGATGCTGATGCTGAACCGCGCCGACGTGGTGAAGGAGAAGCCGAAGCTCAAGGTGAAGTTCGAGAAGGGCGAGCAGGTCCGCATTACCGAGGGGCCGTTTGCCAACTTCAACGGTGCGGTAGACGACGTAAACGAAGACAAGCAGACCCTGAAGGTTATGGTCTCGATCTTCGGACGCCCGACGCCGACCGAAGTGGAATTTTCGCAGGTGGAGAAGCACGTCGAGTAG